The nucleotide sequence TACCACCGTAGTTGAGGTTCCAGCCATAACTTAATGCCGCTGAGCGCATTAGCTGATATCCCTGAGCATAGGAAACGATTTTTGAGGCATACAGGGCATCTTCCAGATCATCAATGAAGGCTGCCTTATCTGCAATGCTGGATTTTTCAGGACCGATGAGAATCTTCGATGCTTCACGGCGTTCGTCTTTGATAGCTGAAAGTGCTCTGGCAAAAACGGCTTCGCCGATCAATGTCAGGGGCATCCCTTCATCCAGGGCAGCAATTGCTGTCCATTTACCAGTGCCCTTCTGGCCAGCTGTATCCAGGATAAGATCGACGGTGGCATCACCATTCTCATCTTTGTAGCCCAGGATATCTCGGGTGATCTCAATGAGGTATGAATCCAACTTCCCTGTATTCCATTTGGCAAAGACTTTGGTCATCTCTTCATTGGACATGCCCAGTCCCTGACTCATCATCTGATAAGTTTCACAGATCATCTGCATATCGCCATATTCAATTCCATTGTG is from Candidatus Neomarinimicrobiota bacterium and encodes:
- the gnd gene encoding decarboxylating NADP(+)-dependent phosphogluconate dehydrogenase; this translates as HNGIEYGDMQMICETYQMMSQGLGMSNEEMTKVFAKWNTGKLDSYLIEITRDILGYKDENGDATVDLILDTAGQKGTGKWTAIAALDEGMPLTLIGEAVFARALSAIKDERREASKILIGPEKSSIADKAAFIDDLEDALYASKIVSYAQGYQLMRSAALSYGWNLNYGGIALMWRGGCIIRSAFLGKIKDAFEANHDLTNLLLDPFFTEAVTKAQAAWRRVITKAIELGVPMPAMGAALAFYDGYRSERLPANLLQAQRDYFGAHTYERIDKARGEWFHTNWTGRGGNTSATTYDV